The Naumovozyma castellii chromosome 2, complete genome sequence TTCATAGACACCAATTCATTTACTTTTACAGTCTCATGAACATGTTTGGTACGCATTTGTTTCTCAGGGATGTACCTAAAACGTGGAGGTAGTATCCAATCTGATCTTCTTTCTGGATCTTTTACTTTTGGTACTAAAGACTCATAAAGATCATGTATATCAAGTTCGTGCTcctcttcttgttcctgttccttctctttctcAATATGTTCACCCACTGCCTTTTCCTCAGCAGAATCACCTAGTGGTGATTCAATATGTGTACCATTTGTATCGTTCccattttccttctcttccaaattcttttccgtttcttcttcaattttagGAAGctctttattttcttcatcagtgTCTTTGTCGATATTGTCTTCCACATCATCTGAAGTATCAGGAGAAGACGGTAGAGTGTCCAATTCAACTGATATGATATCCGTTGTAGCAACATTAcgattttcttcatcttcaaaatctgaatttatttttgataACTCGCCAGAGGAAGTGTTACCATTACTGTTTGAtctttcatcatttgataaatctaacgattccaaatcttcattgtcagaatcatcatctgtCTCCTTCATGTTGACAATGGGTGCACTACTAGCTTGCGATCTTGTTCTTCTCCTATTAGGGCCTGATTCATCTGATTTGTTATCATTGGGATCAATTTTTATACGAGTATTAATATAATCCAGATCATTATCGTCATTGTTTGAAGTAGGTGGCACTGAATTAGAGTTAGAATTCACATCACTTCTCTTGATCCTCTTATAATATCTCCCATGTTCTCTGCTCCTTAAATCATCGATATCCACTTTCCCACTTTCAGAGACGCcctttttgaaagaatggataataaaataatcatAATACGATTCAAATTCTAACGGTTTAATATCAGATACGATATCCTTTATCTGTTCAGTAAGTTTATTCTCTTGGTCTTGTAATTGCATCAGCTTGTTCCAATTGGAAACGGATGTTTCTGACGAGGGAGTATCTGTCATCTTGTCGTGGGGTATACTCTGAATTGGTCTTTTCTGTCTGATCCCAGTCTTGGTCTCCTTGTTAGTTCGCTGTGGGTCGATTGAAAGACTTGCGTTgagaaataatattcctgttatttattcttttaattttttttactgTCGTCCGTCCAAAAAGAATTCGTCTTTCGTGAAGAGATAGATATTATTTACCTAACTATGTAtagattatttattatatcttGCCAAAAGAATCTATCATGTCCATGAGATCATCGTCCAAATCGGGCGTCTCCATGTTGCTCGTTGCTGTCTTCTTCTCCGTAGTACTTTCCTTGGATGCTCTTGTCATGCTTACAATCCAATTGCAAACTTGTGAAACAAACTGTTTGGAATTGGGCACGAAATGACCACCTGGATGCTTCAATAGCGTTCTTGTCTCTTCAGGGCAAGTTTCGTAGAGCTTCATTACTCTTTGCTCAGAAACCACAGTGTCTAGTTCACCCTGGACGTGCAGTGAAGGCATCTGGATGGACTTGACGTTGTAATTGTGCTGGAAGGACGCAGGTTCCAATCTGAACCCACTGAAAGATATGAAGAACTTCAAAGGAGGTTGTTGCTCCAGAGTCAAATCCAATAACCCATTGAAATCAGTGGCCAAGTAGCCTGCCAGACCTGCACCTTGACTGAACCCAATGATACCATCAAAGGGTCCATTCTCTATCACGTAATTATGCAAATAATCCAGTGTGTTCtgtttaatttcaaacGAGACACCATCGCTGTTCTTAATCCACCAACCGTATAACTTGTTCTCCTCGTCGTCATCGGCAGCATCCTCCTTAATCGTAGTGTTGAATTGTTTGGATATATCTTGCGGAGATCCATGAATACGATGCAGTACTTCCTTAGTGATTAGTTCCGTACCACAGGGATAGCACAACTCATAGCCCAGCTTCTTCAAACTCTTACGTAGACCTCCCGtcttggaagaaaaaatcttGTCGGATTGTACAAACCCATGGAGCATTAGAATTTTCCCCATTTCAGTTGATTGCTTGTTATGTTGCAAGAACAACTGATGTTTAGTCTTAGTTAAGTACTGGAAGtgaaatttttgttttttcaTTGTTGCGAGCTGGGCGGTTAAACCCCCTCTGAACAGGTGTGTATGTAGGGGTATCAGTAGCGGCCCCAATCATCATGAGCAGTTTTCTAATCCGTAATTCCCAACATCAGTTCTAGTTCTTCTAGCCCCAGTTGGCTAACCAATACATATTCGTTTCATTCAGAGCATATAACCGTCCATATTGTCATGAACAAATTTCGCTGCGTGAAAAAAGCATTCACCTTTGctctgaaatttcaatgagGAATCAATCATAGCTGGAAAAGCATATCTTCAGGACTCACTACAAGCCTCCTATTTCTGACTACCAGTATcgataatattttatcaGCGTCCCTTTATACCATCGACCACTAAGtcaaaaagaaatacagGAAAAAGATCACTAAATCATGGGGGATCATTGCAAACATATCGAACAAGTCttccaaaatgaaaaatcgAAGGATGGGGTCCTGAAATCCTGCAATGCAGCCAGATTCATCCTGAGACACACGCCCATCAAGGAGAAATTATTGCATACCATGAAGTGTTCTCAATGTCAGGAAATCAATGCCGGTTCCACTTTTATGTGCCTACAATGTGACTTTGTCGGTTGTTGGAATGGGTCCCATTTTATAACTCACATGAAACGATTCGGCCATGTCTTCGGTATTAATTCATCCAATGGacttttattttgtttcaaGTGTATGGACTATATCGGTCATTTGGAAACCATAAATTACTCCATGTTGAACAAATATTGGGATGACATTTCCACGAAGACAACGATACCGTCTCAGGAACGAAGAGATGGACTTTTTGGGTTGGTCAACATGGGGTCTACATGCTTTATGAGTAGTATATTGCAAGCTTTGATACATAATCCATACATTGTCAATTATTCCATGAGTCAAACTCATTTTGTGAATTGTTCCATTAAAAATTCATCCTTGTGTATGTCATGTGCCCTAGACGCCATGATTATAGAATTTTATGGTCAAAGCAAATTGCAACCTATAtcctcctcatcatcatcatcctcatcctcgtcgtcatcatcaccatctgcatttatttctttgttgaCCTGTTCATTGAAGATCAATGAGAATTTTGCAGGTTATTCACAACAAGACGCTCATGAATTCctacaatattttttaaatcaATTGCATCAAGACTACAAGAGAGATTCTTCTCATAATGAACAAGAGAATAATTGTCCCTGTGTAGCACATTCAATCTTCCAAGGAGAATTGAAGAGTTCCATTGTTTGTCCTGAATGTCAAAATGATTCCAAGACCATAATTGATCCCTTCATGGATTTATCATTAGATATTAAAGACAAGACAGATTTGTATCAATGTTTGGATAGTTTCCATAAGAAGGAGAAGCTTCATGATTTCAACTACCATTGTTCTCGATGTAATACTTCCTTGGATCCGATAAAGCAATTTaccattaataaattacCACCAATGCTTGTGTTACAACTGAAAAGATTTGAACATTTCGTTAATGGAACCAATGtcaaattaaatgaatttgttcaatacCCATTGTATTTAAATATGCGAGACTATTGTGATAGGAATACAAACCAGGAAACTCCCGATATTATTTACGAATTAACCGGTATATTATCTCATATTGGGTCCATTAATGAAGGTCATTATGTGGTAGTGTTAAAGATAAATGATGGAAGGTggtttaaatttaatgattccATGATCTCTGTCATCAAAGAAGACGAGGCACTAAAACAACAAGCATACTTATTATTCTACACAGTTCGtcaaattaattaattaattaatggAGTAAATTGATCTATAAATAGTTTTATACTTTCtaatcaaagaaatcatcatcatcgtcatcacCTTCACCAGCATCTAAGTACGATCCAGTACCTAATCCTTTTGAACCGGATCTTATTCCTTTACTAgcaaatttcaaatgtcTCTCCTCTCGagattcatcatcgtctTGATTTATAATTAATCTGTTATCCTTTTCATCCACAGCTTTCATATCTaccattaatttttcaaaatctttcaCTGTTGTATTATTACCACCTAATTCCAATAGTGTCACCATATTCTTTAACACATTACCCTTGTAGTAAATCAATAAAGTGGGGCAATTAGCATCTGGataattttcaatggcTCTATTGGCAGGAATTTCTACGAATTTTAATTCAGGAAACTTGGAAGCACTGGCTTGGAAGATATGCGACAAGATCCTACTTTGCAATTTACTTTGCAAGGACAAATGAACGAAAACGTAAACACCCTCCCTTTGCTGTTGTGGTTCTGCTTCATCTTCCGATTCCGGTTCCTCCGTCTCAGTTTGCACATCTTTACCACCACTAGCTAGCGTGACctctttattatattcGGGTTTATTAATATGGAACACTTCACCAAACTTTGATCGCTGTTGCAATTTAGCCATCTCAGCCAATCGTTTCCTCTTGTACAACTCCAAGAATTCCTCATCCTCCTCGTCTTCTAAGGcatccaattcatccaaATCCTTATCCTCCAACCTATTCTCATGTTGCTTCCTTATAGTATCCTCTAGGGCCTTTTCTAATTGGGCCGTTGGGGAAGGTGGTCTCTCTGGGATGACACCTTTCGCTCTAAGGATATCATTCCATTCTG is a genomic window containing:
- the RFM1 gene encoding Rfm1p (ancestral locus Anc_8.738); the protein is MTDTPSSETSVSNWNKLMQLQDQENKLTEQIKDIVSDIKPLEFESYYDYFIIHSFKKGVSESGKVDIDDLRSREHGRYYKRIKRSDVNSNSNSVPPTSNNDDNDLDYINTRIKIDPNDNKSDESGPNRRRTRSQASSAPIVNMKETDDDSDNEDLESLDLSNDERSNSNGNTSSGELSKINSDFEDEENRNVATTDIISVELDTLPSSPDTSDDVEDNIDKDTDEENKELPKIEEETEKNLEEKENGNDTNGTHIESPLGDSAEEKAVGEHIEKEKEQEQEEEHELDIHDLYESLVPKVKDPERRSDWILPPRFRYIPEKQMRTKHVHETVKVNELVSMKRIRKVLSRFEGGVAGVRKRDWESDEE
- the FSH3 gene encoding putative serine hydrolase (ancestral locus Anc_8.740), whose product is MKKQKFHFQYLTKTKHQLFLQHNKQSTEMGKILMLHGFVQSDKIFSSKTGGLRKSLKKLGYELCYPCGTELITKEVLHRIHGSPQDISKQFNTTIKEDAADDDEENKLYGWWIKNSDGVSFEIKQNTLDYLHNYVIENGPFDGIIGFSQGAGLAGYLATDFNGLLDLTLEQQPPLKFFISFSGFRLEPASFQHNYNVKSIQMPSLHVQGELDTVVSEQRVMKLYETCPEETRTLLKHPGGHFVPNSKQFVSQVCNWIVSMTRASKESTTEKKTATSNMETPDLDDDLMDMIDSFGKI
- the UBP8 gene encoding ubiquitin-specific protease UBP8 (ancestral locus Anc_8.742), whose amino-acid sequence is MGDHCKHIEQVFQNEKSKDGVLKSCNAARFILRHTPIKEKLLHTMKCSQCQEINAGSTFMCLQCDFVGCWNGSHFITHMKRFGHVFGINSSNGLLFCFKCMDYIGHLETINYSMLNKYWDDISTKTTIPSQERRDGLFGLVNMGSTCFMSSILQALIHNPYIVNYSMSQTHFVNCSIKNSSLCMSCALDAMIIEFYGQSKLQPISSSSSSSSSSSSSSPSAFISLLTCSLKINENFAGYSQQDAHEFLQYFLNQLHQDYKRDSSHNEQENNCPCVAHSIFQGELKSSIVCPECQNDSKTIIDPFMDLSLDIKDKTDLYQCLDSFHKKEKLHDFNYHCSRCNTSLDPIKQFTINKLPPMLVLQLKRFEHFVNGTNVKLNEFVQYPLYLNMRDYCDRNTNQETPDIIYELTGILSHIGSINEGHYVVVLKINDGRWFKFNDSMISVIKEDEALKQQAYLLFYTVRQIN
- the PLP2 gene encoding Plp2p (ancestral locus Anc_8.743), whose translation is MQNEPMFQVQVDESEDTEWNDILRAKGVIPERPPSPTAQLEKALEDTIRKQHENRLEDKDLDELDALEDEEDEEFLELYKRKRLAEMAKLQQRSKFGEVFHINKPEYNKEVTLASGGKDVQTETEEPESEDEAEPQQQREGVYVFVHLSLQSKLQSRILSHIFQASASKFPELKFVEIPANRAIENYPDANCPTLLIYYKGNVLKNMVTLLELGGNNTTVKDFEKLMVDMKAVDEKDNRLIINQDDDESREERHLKFASKGIRSGSKGLGTGSYLDAGEGDDDDDDFFD